Proteins encoded by one window of Lycium barbarum isolate Lr01 chromosome 11, ASM1917538v2, whole genome shotgun sequence:
- the LOC132616618 gene encoding protein DETOXIFICATION 33: MMTSNSAEPLLDNHHEEKEVGFVKEFGGESKRLWELAGPAIFTSICQYSLGALTQTFAGQVGELELAAVSIENSVIAGLAFGVMLGMGSALETLCGQAFGAGQVRMLGIYLQRSWIILLTTACVLVPIYVVSPAILLFAGQTTRISNAAGKFALWMIPQLFAYAMNFPIQKFLQAQRKVLVMAWISAGVLVLHVLFSWLFILKLKWGLVGAAVTLNTSWWLIVILQLLYIFVTKSDGAWTGFSSLAFQDLFGFVKLSLASAVMLCLEFWYLMILIIITGLLPNPLVPVDAMSICMNISGWQAMISIGFNAAISVRVSNELGAGNARLAKFSVIVVSLTSTVIGATCMIVVLATRDYFPYLFTNSEAVANETKKLAMLLAWTVLLNSLQPVLSGVAVGAGWQALVAYINIACYYIVGLPAGVLLGFKLDLGAMGIWGGMIGGICLQTIILIAITAMTNWEKEASLAVTRVKQWGGATASD, encoded by the exons ATGATGACTAGCAACAGCGCTGAGCCCCTTCTTGATAATCATCATGAAGAAAAAGAGGTTGGATTTGTTAAAGAATTTGGTGGAGAGTCAAAGAGGCTATGGGAGTTGGCTGGTCCAGCCATTTTCACTTCGATATGTCAGTATTCACTTGGTGCACTCACTCAGACTTTTGCTGGTCAAGTTGGTGAGCTTGAACTTGCTGCTGTCTCTATTGAAAACTCTGTTATTGCCGGCCTTGCTTTTGGTGTCATG CTGGGAATGGGAAGTGCATTGGAGACATTATGCGGACAAGCATTTGGTGCAGGACAAGTGAGGATGCTGGGAATATACTTGCAAAGATCATGGATCATTTTGCTCACCACTGCTTGTGTTTTGGTCCCTATTTATGTCGTCTCCCCTGCTATTCTCCTTTTCGCTGGTCAAACCACTCGCATCTCTAATGCTGCTG GAAAATTTGCTTTATGGATGATACCACAGTTGTTTGCTTATGCGATGAACTTTCCAATTCAGAAATTCTTACAAGCTCAGAGGAAAGTGTTAGTGATGGCATGGATATCTGCTGGAGTTCTAGTGCTTCATGTCCTTTTTAGCTGGTTATTTATACTGAAACTTAAATGGGGTTTAGTTGGAGCAGCTGTTACTCTCAATACGTCATGGTGGCTCATAGTAATTCTGCAGCTGCTCTACATCTTTGTCACCAAATCTGATGGAGCTTGGACTGGATTCTCATCCTTGGCTTTTCAAGACTTGTTTGGCTTTGTCAAGCTCTCGTTGGCCTCTGCTGTCATGTTATG CTTGGAGTTCTGGTATTTGATGATACTGATCATAATCACAGGTCTTTTGCCAAACCCATTGGTGCCAGTTGATGCTATGTCTATCTG CATGAACATTAGCGGATGGCAGGCCATGATTTCTATAGGATTTAATGCTGCCATCAG CGTGAGAGTATCTAATGAACTTGGGGCTGGCAATGCACGTCTGGCAAAATTTTCAGTGATTGTAGTCTCCTTAACATCAACTGTCATAGGAGCAACTTGCATGATTGTCGTTCTAGCAACAAGAGACTATTTTCCGTACCTTTTCACCAACAGCGAAGCAGTTGCTAATGAGACGAAGAAGCTGGCAATGTTGCTTGCTTGGACAGTTCTATTAAACAGCCTTCAGCCTGTCTTATCCG GTGTTGCTGTTGGAGCTGGATGGCAGGCTCTTGTTGCATACATTAACATTGCATGCTACTATATTGTCGGTTTGCCGGCCGGAGTACTGTTGGGCTTCAAATTGGATTTGGGAGCTATG GGAATATGGGGTGGAATGATTGGAGGCATCTGTTTGCAGACCATTATCTTAATAGCTATTACAGCAATGACAAACTGGGAGAAAGAG GCCAGCCTAGCTGTAACTCGTGTAAAGCAATGGGGAGGAGCGACTGCAAGTGACTAA